The Budorcas taxicolor isolate Tak-1 chromosome 20, Takin1.1, whole genome shotgun sequence genome window below encodes:
- the IRX1 gene encoding LOW QUALITY PROTEIN: iroquois-class homeodomain protein IRX-1 (The sequence of the model RefSeq protein was modified relative to this genomic sequence to represent the inferred CDS: deleted 1 base in 1 codon), protein MSFPQLGYPQYLSAAGPGAYGGERPGVLAAAAAAAAAASSGRPGAAELGAGAGAAAVTSVLGMYAAAGPYAGAPNYSAFLPYAADLSLFSQMGSQYELKDNPGVHPATFAAHTAPAYYPYGQFQYGDPGRPKNATRESTSTLKAWLNEHRKNPYPTKGEKIMLAIITKMTLTQVSTWFANARRRLKKENKVTWGARSKDQEDGALFGSDTEGDPEKAEDDEEIDLESIDIDEHDGDQSNEDEEDKAEAPRAPDAPAALARDQGSPLAAADALKPPDSPLGLAKELPEPGSTLLLSPGAAAAGGLQGAPNSKPKIWSLAETATSPDGAPKASPPPPSGHPGGAHGPPAGAPLQHPAFLPSHGLYTCHIGKFSNWTNGAFLAQGSLLNVRSFLGVGAPHGPHLSAPPPPQPPVPVAAGVLHGDKASARSSPSLPERDLLPRPDSPAQQLKSPFQPARDNSLATPEGTPRILAALPSA, encoded by the exons ATGTCCTTTCCGCAGCTGGGCTACCCGCAGTACCTGAGCGCCGCGGGGCCCGGCGCCTACGGCGGCGAGCGCCCGGGGGTGCTGgctgcggccgccgccgccgcggccgccgcctcgTCGGGCCGGCCGGGGGCGGCGGAGTTGGGCGCGGGAGCGGGGGCGGCCGCGGTCACCTCGGTGCTGGGCATGTACGCGGCGGCCGGCCCCTACGCGGGCGCGCCCAACTACAGCGCCTTCCTGCCCTACGCCGCCGACCTCAGCCTCTTCTCGCAGATG GGTTCACAGTATGAGCTCAAGGACAACCCCGGGGTGCACCCCGCCACCTTCGCGGCCCACACGGCGCCCGCCTACTACCCCTACGGGCAGTTCCAGTACGGGGACCCCGGGCGGCCGAAGAACGCCACGCGGGAGAGTACCAGCACGCTCAAGGCCTGGCTCAACGAGCACCGCAAGAACCCCTACCCCACCAAGGGCGAGAAGATCATGCTGGCCATCATCACCAAGATGACCCTCACGCAGGTCTCCACCTGGTTCGCCAACGCGCGCCGGCGCCTCAAGAAGGAGAACAAGGTGACGTGGGGCGCGCGCAGCAAGGACCAGGAGGACGGCGCTCTCTTCGGAAGCGACACCGAGGGGGACCCGGAGAAGGCCGAGGACGACGAAGAGATCGACCTGGAGAGCATCGACATCGACGAGCACGACGGCGACCAGAGCAACGAGGACGAGGAGGACAAAGCCGAGGCGCCGCGCGCACCCGACGCGCCCGCGGCCCTCGCGCGGGACCAGGGCTCGCCGCTGGCGGCCGCCGACGCACTCAAGCCCCCAGACTCGCCCCTGGGCCTGGCCAAGGAGCTCCCGGAGCCCGGCAGCACGCTCCTGCTGAGCCCCGGCGCTGCGGCGGCGGGCGGCCTGCAGGGCGCGCCGAACAGCAAGCCCAAGATCTGGTCGCTGGCCGAGACGGCCACCAGCCCCGACGGTGCGCCCAAGGCCTCGCCGCCGCCGCCTTCCGGCCACCCTGGCGGCGCGCACGGGCCCCCCGCGGGCGCGCCGCTGCAGCACCCCGCCTTCCTGCCCAGCCACGGACTGTACACCTGCCACATCGGCAAGTTCTCCAACTGGACCAACGGTGCGTTCCTCGCACAGGGCTCGCTGCTCAACGTGCGCTCCTTCCTGGGCGTGGGCGCGCCGCACGGCCCGCACCTGTCGGCGCCG CCCCCGCCGCAGCCACCCGTCCCTGTGGCCGCGGGGGTGCTCCATGGCGACAAGGCCTCGGCCCGTAGCAGCCCCTCGCTCCCAG agaGAGACCTCCTCCCCAGACCGGACTCGCCGGCGCAGCAGTTGAAGTCGCCCTTCCAGCCGGCGCGCGACAA CTCGCTGGCCACGCCGGAAGGGACGCCGCGGATTCTAGCAGCGCTCCCGTCGGCCTGA